In one Colletotrichum destructivum chromosome 2, complete sequence genomic region, the following are encoded:
- a CDS encoding Putative W2 domain, nucleotide-diphospho-sugar transferase encodes MSQQKGKASGASKGKKSGKAGAEGKREDVLQAVIITDSFQDRFAPFSVEKPRCLLPLANTPLIEYTLEFLAMNGVQEVYIYCGSHSEQIENYINTSRWSPMSIRTPFTSLQFIRVSDARSIGDFLRDLDGRGIMDGDFIVVHGDVVSNISLDGALAAHKARKEAAATNIMTVVLRSGGPEEHRTKPNGINPVFVIDSKTKRCLHYDETNPLQSDHYMTLDPAVIDELSADFEIRGDLIDAGIDICTPEVLALWSESFDYELPRRNFLHGVLKDWELNGKAIYAEVLEEGYAARASNLQMYESISKDVLGRWTFPFVPDCNVIPGQTYKMTSGAVCVEDGTVMAPDSTISRSILGQGATVGAGSRVSGSIVGRRCKIGNNVRIEDSFIWDDAVIEDDVVITRSILADSSIVGKGSTVDAGSLLSFGVTLGEKSKIPEATVLAVTAHNGSPVAPDAALVGPSGKGARYVDPEAEDIDDEDPSTLQRSLIYNLAHLSLSTSTISTLSSDVGDDDDSDAGSAVTPFSADARNRADSFVSDDSQGKSGFHHDAVHGLLDALRAESGDFDSAKLEFMGLRLANDASDVAMRKAVAIAFARRAAELLEPEHGGLEPPKAADSTFNSSKGASKFVSEVGVGGGEAEQVDFVLALQHALLGCRNLEHHRAGVLLAAMLQQLYGLDVLEEEGILAWWEDARADEGEGMSALKEKCRVLVEWLENAEEEDDDDDDSDEDDE; translated from the exons ATGTCGCAGCAAAAGGGAAAGGCCTCGGGCGCcagcaagggcaagaagtcCGGCAAGGctggcgccgagggcaagcGCGAGGATGTCTTGCAGGCCGTG ATCATCACCGACTCCTTCCAAGACAGATTCGCTCCGTTTTCAGTAGAGAAGCCAAGA tgcctcctcccccttgcAAACACGCCACTCATCGAATACACCCTCGAGTTCCTTGCCATGAACGGCGTCCAGGAGGTCTATATCTACTGCGGCTCCCACTCGGAACAGATCGAGAACTACATCAACACATCGCGGTGGTCGCCCATGTCCATCCGTACCCCGTTCACGAGTCTGCAGTTCATCCGTGTCTCGGACGCCCGCTCCATCGGTGATTTCCTCCGTGACCTCGATGGACGCGGCATCATGGACGGCgacttcatcgtcgtccatggcgaCGTCGTCTCCAACATctccctcgacggcgcgctgGCGGCGCATAAGGCGCgcaaggaggccgccgcgacAAACATCATGACGGTCGTCCTGCGATCGGGCGGCCCCGAGGAGCACAGGACGAAGCCGAACGGCATCAACCCGGTGTTTGTCATCGACTCCAAGACGAAGCGTTGTTTACACTACGACGAGACAAATCCCCTGCAGAGCGACCACTATATGACgctcgacccggccgtcatcgacgagcttTCGGCCGACTTCGAGATCCGGGGCGACCTGATCGACGCTGGCATTGACATCTGCACCCCCGAGGTGCTGGCGTTGTGGTCCGAGAGTTTCGACTACGagctgccgaggaggaattTCCTACACGGCGTTCTGAAGGACTGGGAGCTGAACGGCAAGGCCATCTatgccgaggtcctcgaggagggctACGCCGCGCGCGCGAGCAACCTCCAGATGTACGAGTCCATCAGCAaagacgtcctcggccgctggACCTTCCCCTTTGTCCCCGACTGCAACGTCATCCCGGGCCAGACGTACAAGATGACGAGCGGCGCAGTCTGCGTGGAGGACGGAACCGTCATGGCGCCGGACAGCACGATTTCGAGATCCATACTCGGCCAGGGAgccaccgtcggcgccggcagcagAGTGTCGGGCAGCATCGTCGGCCGGCGGTGCAAGATTGGCAACAACGTCCGCATCGAGGACAGCTTCATCTGGGACGACGCCGTGATCGAGGACGATGTAGTCATCACCCGCTCCATCCTGGCCGACTCCAGCATCGTCGGCAAGGGCTccaccgtcgacgccggctcGCTTCTCTCCTTTGGCGTCACCCTCGGCGAGAAGAGCAAGATCCCTGAGGCCACCGTCCTCGCAGTCACCGCACACAACGGCAGCCCTGTTGCGCCAGACGCCGCACTCGTCGGCCCCTCAGGCAAGGGCGCGCGCTACGTCGACCcagaggccgaggacatcGATGACGAGGACCCCTCGACCCTCCAGCGCTCCCTCATCTACAACCTCGCCCACCTCTCGCTCTCCACCTCGACCATCTCAACCCTCTCCTCCGACGtaggcgacgacgacgactcggacgccGGCTCGGCCGTCAcccccttctcggccgacgcGCGTAATCGCGCCGACTCGTTCGTCTCGGACGACTCCCAGGGCAAGTCGGGCTTCCACCACGACGCGGTgcacggcctcctcgacgcgctcCGCGCCGAGTCAGGCGACTTCGACTCGGCCAAGCTCGAGTTCATGGGCCTCCGCCTTGCCAACGACGCATCGGACGTGGCCATGCgcaaggccgtcgccatcgccttcgcccgccgcgccgccgaactcctcgagcccgagcacggcggcctcgagccgcccaaggccgccgacTCGACCTTCAACTCGAGCAAGGGCGCGTCCAAGTTTGTCTCCGAggtgggcgtcggcggcggcgaggcggagcaGGTCGACTTCGTCCTCGCGCTGCAGCACGCTCTTCTTGGCTGCCGCAACCTCGAGCACcaccgcgccggcgtcctgctggccgccatgctgcagcagctgtacggcctcgacgtccttgaggaggagggcatccTGGCCTGGTGGGAGGACGCacgcgccgacgagggcgagggtaTGTCGGCACTCAAAGAGAAGTGCAGGGTTCTTGTAGAGTGGCTGGagaacgccgaggaggaggacgatgatgatgacgactcggatgaggacgacgagtaG